Proteins co-encoded in one Trueperella abortisuis genomic window:
- a CDS encoding HAD-IIA family hydrolase, translating into MRLPKIPKIHPKALVPDVDKLRAMIAKPEPANTEAVTSASEYSSGEDEISSRITNLEVMVEEAPGRVFDAYLINIDAGLYAGTNLMPQLKTVVDALIHLNRPVRFMSWLSDVTPARLVEMMSEEGIEITADQVITPATLASRYLKNSYPGAKVFVAGGAHFRDELAANGIEVTSDAAETNLVIVSFTSDFDMRMFSTAYHAIADNGADLLSTSLRRIRRMPDGTCEPGTLPIVTALETATRKRLTKNLGSPETDLLELIFDEIQVRPEEALFVTDSLGADIRMAKRFGVPTALVLTGDTTVDAARGLKRKDQPNYVLTTIADILPRYIKDQL; encoded by the coding sequence ATGCGTTTGCCGAAGATCCCCAAGATTCATCCCAAGGCGCTCGTCCCCGACGTCGACAAGCTACGCGCAATGATCGCAAAGCCGGAGCCCGCCAACACCGAGGCCGTGACCTCGGCCTCCGAGTACTCGAGCGGCGAGGATGAAATCTCCTCGCGCATCACCAACCTCGAGGTGATGGTGGAGGAGGCGCCCGGGCGCGTGTTCGACGCCTACCTCATCAACATCGATGCGGGTCTGTACGCGGGCACGAACCTCATGCCCCAGCTCAAGACGGTCGTCGACGCGCTCATTCACCTGAACCGGCCCGTCCGCTTCATGTCATGGCTCTCCGACGTCACGCCGGCCCGGCTCGTGGAGATGATGAGCGAGGAGGGGATCGAGATCACCGCCGACCAGGTCATCACCCCCGCCACGCTTGCCTCGCGCTACCTGAAGAACTCCTACCCGGGGGCGAAGGTGTTCGTGGCTGGCGGGGCGCACTTCCGTGACGAGCTTGCCGCCAACGGTATCGAGGTCACCTCGGACGCCGCGGAGACCAACCTGGTGATCGTCAGCTTCACATCCGACTTCGATATGCGCATGTTCTCCACCGCCTACCACGCGATCGCGGACAACGGGGCCGATCTGCTGAGCACCTCGCTGCGTCGAATCCGCCGAATGCCCGACGGCACGTGTGAGCCTGGCACGTTGCCGATCGTCACCGCGCTGGAGACCGCCACCCGCAAGCGCCTGACCAAGAACCTCGGTAGCCCCGAGACCGACCTGCTAGAACTGATTTTCGACGAGATTCAGGTCCGCCCCGAGGAGGCGCTGTTCGTCACCGACTCCCTTGGTGCCGACATCCGCATGGCCAAGCGTTTCGGCGTGCCCACCGCGCTCGTGCTCACCGGCGACACCACGGTTGACGCCGCTCGCGGCCTCAAGCGCAAGGATCAGCCGAACTACGTGCTAACCACGATCGCGGACATCCTGCCGCGCTACATCAAGGACCAGCTCTAA
- the panD gene encoding aspartate 1-decarboxylase, producing the protein MRLRTMLTGKIHRATVTGADLHYVGSITVDLDLLEAADILPGQQVDIVDVTNGARLTTYAIPGERGAGEVKLNGAAARLVDVGDLVIIMCYSQMDDASAHTYQPKVIYVDSENRIREAGTDPGQVPAGHGLSPSGIPFDHAR; encoded by the coding sequence ATGAGACTGCGCACAATGCTGACCGGCAAGATCCACCGCGCCACCGTGACCGGGGCGGATCTGCACTACGTCGGCTCCATCACGGTAGACCTGGACCTGCTCGAGGCGGCGGACATCCTGCCGGGCCAACAGGTCGACATCGTGGACGTGACCAACGGTGCCCGCCTGACTACCTACGCCATCCCGGGCGAGCGCGGCGCCGGCGAGGTCAAGCTCAACGGTGCTGCCGCCCGCCTCGTCGACGTGGGCGACCTCGTCATCATCATGTGCTACAGCCAGATGGACGACGCTTCGGCGCACACCTACCAGCCGAAGGTTATCTACGTCGACTCCGAAAACCGCATCCGTGAGGCCGGAACCGATCCGGGTCAGGTGCCCGCCGGCCACGGCCTTTCCCCGTCCGGCATCCCCTTCGACCACGCACGATAG
- the panC gene encoding pantoate--beta-alanine ligase, with product MEICRTRSELAAALAKADGTRALVMTMGALHDGHAQLLKAARAAAQTVVASVYVNPLQFGPNEDFAAYPRTETADLALLEREGVDIAFLPTDEDIYPREPLVRIDPGPMARVLEGATRPTHFAGVLQIVHKVFNLVRPDMSFFGQKDAQQLALVRTMVADLNMGVDVRAVPIKRDQSGLALSSRNSYLSDTERTQALALSAALRHGVQLAASGVSAGEVRDSVRAELHAAPSIRVDYLHLVDPSTFAFLEDDAHGPGLLVAAAYVGPTRLIDNMEVDLA from the coding sequence ATGGAGATTTGTAGGACTCGAAGCGAGCTCGCGGCCGCCTTGGCGAAGGCCGATGGCACGCGCGCGCTCGTCATGACGATGGGTGCCCTCCACGACGGGCACGCCCAGCTGTTGAAGGCGGCTCGCGCGGCCGCGCAGACGGTGGTGGCATCCGTGTACGTCAACCCGCTCCAGTTCGGTCCGAACGAGGACTTCGCCGCCTACCCGCGCACCGAGACCGCGGATCTTGCCCTCCTCGAGCGGGAGGGCGTGGATATCGCATTTTTGCCCACGGATGAGGACATCTACCCGCGCGAGCCGCTCGTGCGAATCGACCCGGGGCCGATGGCCCGCGTGCTGGAGGGCGCCACCCGCCCCACCCACTTCGCCGGCGTGCTCCAGATCGTGCACAAGGTGTTCAACCTGGTCCGCCCGGACATGTCCTTCTTCGGTCAGAAGGATGCCCAGCAGTTGGCGCTCGTGCGCACGATGGTGGCGGATCTCAACATGGGCGTCGACGTGCGCGCGGTGCCGATCAAGCGCGATCAGTCCGGCTTGGCGCTGTCCTCGCGCAACTCCTATCTGTCGGACACCGAGCGCACCCAAGCCCTGGCCCTATCCGCCGCGCTGCGCCACGGCGTTCAGCTGGCGGCATCCGGCGTCAGCGCGGGCGAGGTACGAGACAGCGTGCGCGCCGAGCTACACGCTGCGCCGAGCATCCGCGTGGACTACCTTCACCTCGTGGATCCGTCCACCTTCGCTTTTCTTGAGGACGACGCGCACGGCCCCGGCCTTCTCGTCGCCGCCGCCTACGTGGGCCCCACCCGCCTCATCGACAACATGGAGGTAGATCTCGCATGA
- a CDS encoding NAD(P)-binding domain-containing protein, translating to MENSTGRMGIGIISAGRVGAAFGSALRAAGHGIVGAHAPSPASRERLEVMLPGVPALDVPTIVERSELVILALPDPELEPLVAGLAKLGAWQAGQIVVHTSARRGVEALAPAQAAGALALALHPVMEFSGTSMDVARLQGAHVVVSAANAIQPIGLALAAEMGAQGVVVNSADRAIYAAALAHVREGVELATSQAGRVLAQIGVEEPGDLIAQWAQAGLERGLAAGNMAGAGVAEGAGGAGVLGGGPGSGVVGTHATERSWPNPPVPGPEEAAERVAALGTLAKESPELADVAESDLQLLACLVQRAAKAGVIGEERASELHTIVAAARCPGGGR from the coding sequence ATGGAGAATTCGACGGGACGCATGGGGATCGGCATCATCTCCGCAGGCCGGGTAGGCGCGGCGTTCGGTAGCGCGCTTCGGGCGGCCGGGCATGGCATCGTGGGTGCGCACGCGCCCTCGCCCGCCTCGCGCGAGCGGCTGGAGGTCATGTTGCCGGGCGTCCCGGCACTCGACGTGCCCACGATCGTGGAGCGCTCCGAGCTGGTTATTCTCGCGTTACCCGACCCGGAGCTCGAACCCCTCGTGGCGGGTCTGGCGAAGCTTGGGGCCTGGCAGGCGGGGCAGATCGTGGTCCACACCTCGGCGCGGCGGGGAGTGGAGGCGCTGGCGCCGGCGCAGGCGGCTGGCGCGCTCGCCCTCGCGCTGCACCCGGTCATGGAGTTTTCTGGCACGTCGATGGACGTGGCGCGGCTCCAAGGCGCCCACGTCGTCGTCTCGGCGGCGAACGCGATCCAGCCGATCGGTTTGGCGCTCGCGGCGGAGATGGGTGCCCAGGGCGTGGTGGTCAATTCGGCGGATCGGGCGATCTATGCCGCCGCGCTCGCCCACGTGCGCGAGGGTGTGGAGCTGGCTACCTCCCAGGCCGGGCGGGTGCTGGCGCAGATCGGGGTGGAGGAGCCGGGCGATCTGATCGCGCAGTGGGCCCAGGCCGGCCTCGAGCGGGGGCTCGCGGCCGGCAACATGGCGGGCGCCGGGGTCGCGGAAGGCGCCGGCGGGGCTGGCGTGCTCGGGGGTGGGCCTGGAAGTGGCGTCGTTGGCACGCACGCAACTGAGCGATCATGGCCGAACCCGCCCGTACCCGGCCCAGAGGAGGCCGCCGAACGCGTCGCCGCGCTCGGAACGTTGGCCAAGGAGTCCCCGGAACTGGCCGACGTCGCCGAAAGCGACCTGCAGCTGCTTGCCTGCCTCGTTCAGCGAGCCGCCAAGGCCGGTGTCATCGGCGAAGAACGGGCAAGTGAGTTGCATACCATCGTCGCCGCAGCTCGCTGTCCTGGTGGGGGCAGATAG
- the dhaK gene encoding dihydroxyacetone kinase subunit DhaK: MKKIINNPNDVVTDSLLGVAAAHLDLDVDIPQHIVYRANKKAGKVALVSGGGSGHEPLHSGFVGEGMLDAACCGEVFTSPVPDQIMEATHKVDSGKGVLHIVKNYTGDVMNFEMAAEMAADMEGTEVKAVIVEDDVAVQDSLYTAGRRGVGGTLFVEKIAGALAEEGADLDAVAAVAQKVADSTRSFGMALTSCTVPAAGKPTFDLGEDEIELGIGIHGEPGRERRPLQPAHELAKELVEPILADMDFTGAPVIAMLGGMGATPLSELYLMYGEVAKLLQEAGVEVARVLVGNYVTSLDMAGCALSLLKADDELLRLWDAPVVTSGLRWGK, from the coding sequence ATGAAGAAAATAATCAATAACCCCAATGACGTGGTCACTGATTCCCTCCTCGGAGTGGCCGCAGCGCATCTGGACCTTGACGTCGACATCCCCCAGCACATCGTCTACCGAGCCAATAAGAAGGCCGGCAAGGTCGCCCTCGTCTCCGGCGGCGGATCCGGCCACGAGCCGCTCCACTCCGGCTTCGTCGGGGAAGGCATGCTCGACGCGGCGTGCTGCGGCGAGGTCTTCACCTCCCCTGTCCCCGACCAGATCATGGAGGCCACCCACAAGGTCGACTCCGGCAAGGGCGTGCTCCACATCGTCAAGAACTACACCGGCGACGTCATGAACTTCGAGATGGCCGCCGAGATGGCCGCCGACATGGAGGGCACCGAGGTCAAAGCCGTCATCGTCGAGGACGACGTCGCGGTCCAGGACTCCCTCTACACCGCGGGCCGCCGTGGCGTGGGCGGCACCCTATTCGTGGAGAAGATCGCCGGGGCGCTGGCGGAGGAGGGCGCCGATCTCGACGCCGTGGCCGCCGTCGCCCAGAAGGTCGCCGACTCCACGCGCAGCTTCGGCATGGCACTGACCTCCTGCACGGTCCCCGCGGCCGGCAAGCCCACCTTTGACCTGGGCGAGGACGAGATCGAGCTCGGCATCGGCATCCACGGCGAGCCGGGCCGCGAACGCCGCCCGCTCCAGCCGGCACACGAGCTGGCCAAGGAGCTGGTCGAGCCGATCCTGGCGGACATGGACTTCACCGGCGCGCCCGTCATCGCGATGTTGGGCGGAATGGGCGCCACCCCGCTGTCCGAGCTGTACCTCATGTACGGCGAGGTCGCCAAGCTCCTCCAGGAGGCCGGCGTCGAGGTTGCCCGCGTGCTCGTTGGCAACTATGTCACCTCCCTCGACATGGCCGGCTGCGCGCTGTCGCTGCTCAAGGCCGACGACGAACTCCTGCGGCTGTGGGACGCCCCGGTTGTCACCAGCGGACTGAGGTGGGGTAAGTAA
- the dhaL gene encoding dihydroxyacetone kinase subunit DhaL, with translation MPELQPFAAWMAAFKAKIDEQADYLTDLDRQIGDADHGANMARGVQAIAELDLDAIPDAGTYLKKAGMALVSKVGGASGPLYGTLLMRMGGALPEGELTREGFLAALRTGVEGLQARGKAEVGDKTMLDVWFPALAAADAAEGTLADALGAAADAARAGAEATIPMIARKGRASYLGERSMGVKDPGSASSVLLIEAALEAFGD, from the coding sequence ATGCCCGAGCTTCAGCCTTTCGCGGCCTGGATGGCCGCCTTCAAGGCCAAGATTGACGAACAGGCCGACTACCTGACGGATCTGGACCGCCAGATCGGCGACGCGGATCACGGGGCCAACATGGCCCGTGGCGTCCAGGCGATCGCAGAGCTCGACCTGGACGCGATCCCGGACGCCGGCACCTACCTCAAGAAGGCCGGCATGGCACTCGTGTCGAAGGTGGGCGGCGCCTCCGGCCCGCTCTACGGCACGCTGCTGATGCGGATGGGCGGGGCGCTGCCGGAAGGCGAGCTCACGCGCGAGGGCTTCCTCGCCGCCCTACGCACGGGCGTGGAAGGCCTGCAGGCGCGCGGCAAGGCGGAGGTGGGCGACAAGACGATGCTTGACGTCTGGTTCCCCGCCCTCGCAGCCGCCGACGCCGCGGAAGGCACCCTTGCCGACGCCCTCGGCGCAGCCGCCGACGCCGCGCGCGCGGGTGCCGAGGCCACCATCCCGATGATTGCCCGCAAGGGTCGGGCCTCATACCTCGGCGAACGTTCGATGGGCGTGAAGGATCCGGGTTCGGCCTCCTCCGTCCTCCTCATCGAGGCGGCGCTGGAGGCATTTGGTGACTAA
- the dhaM gene encoding dihydroxyacetone kinase phosphoryl donor subunit DhaM, with translation MTNVGLVAVSHSAPLAAAARDLALDMGRDATIVAAGGVDGGFGTSAELISAAIEEADAGAGVVVLVDLGSAVMSTEMALEFIDPDLAERTTVVPAPLVEGLVVAAVAAGAGASREDVAREAMGALAAKQSDIPYDLDDAAGAGRTAAGNAAGADPGPDTREWISRTYTVDDPAGLHARPAGALVAAVAPFDAEVRVSYAGTGRGPVVARSMTSLISLGVVGGGEILVQATGPEAEAALDAVGQLAERGWLADGEVKPETTIPAHKRQTGSGLEIAVGPALVWHADPRPEVCKEPKNQAEAYAEAREAVRTYLSSLGDDPILTLQIGLLDDPVYTGRITSAIAAGKPTQIAIQRATTDTVADYLELPTEYLRERSEDVKALGDLLIQALQGRPLGGLAAAIADFGRDPVVVLDSLTPALASEIDPGSVIGILAATGSSTGHGALIASAKGIPVIAGKEIARDVKQGQEIALEPRSGMVYVDPTRAQLHELLRASKEQARLAKTAREHAHEPALYDGRQIYVRANVAVASDAELGANNGADGSGLVRTEVLFADWKHLPTVEEQAEVFTQIAEALGKDQPITIRTWDVGADKPVPFFDAPAEDNPFLGVRGIRLMRRFPDALIDQFRAVIRVAQCANIKVMIPMVTNLSEVAWARKMFNAAVEAEGRPDELPEFGMMLETPAALLNVAAFDEVVDFFSVGTNDLIQYVAAADRGNSSLSRVADEVIPLVVDLIADTVRKLASPLGICGDLASSEEHVPQLVRAGVASLSVRPALVPQIKAAIRAIE, from the coding sequence GTGACTAACGTCGGCCTCGTTGCCGTCTCGCATTCGGCGCCACTGGCGGCCGCAGCGCGCGACCTCGCCCTCGACATGGGCCGGGATGCGACGATTGTGGCCGCCGGCGGCGTCGACGGCGGTTTCGGCACCTCCGCAGAACTTATCTCCGCCGCGATCGAGGAGGCGGACGCCGGGGCCGGCGTCGTCGTGCTCGTCGACCTCGGCTCGGCCGTCATGTCCACGGAGATGGCCCTCGAGTTCATCGACCCTGACCTCGCCGAGCGCACCACGGTGGTGCCCGCTCCCCTCGTAGAAGGCCTGGTGGTGGCCGCGGTGGCGGCCGGTGCCGGCGCGAGCCGCGAGGACGTGGCGCGCGAGGCCATGGGCGCGCTCGCCGCCAAGCAGTCCGACATCCCCTACGATTTGGACGACGCGGCTGGGGCTGGCAGGACCGCGGCTGGCAACGCGGCCGGCGCCGATCCTGGGCCGGACACGCGCGAGTGGATCTCACGCACCTACACCGTGGACGACCCGGCGGGCCTGCACGCCCGCCCCGCCGGCGCACTCGTTGCCGCCGTCGCGCCCTTCGACGCCGAGGTGCGCGTCTCCTACGCGGGCACCGGCCGCGGACCCGTCGTGGCCCGCTCAATGACGTCGTTGATCTCGCTCGGCGTCGTGGGAGGAGGCGAGATCCTCGTCCAGGCCACCGGGCCCGAGGCGGAGGCCGCGCTCGACGCCGTCGGGCAGCTCGCCGAGCGAGGCTGGCTCGCCGACGGCGAGGTCAAGCCCGAAACCACCATCCCCGCCCACAAGCGCCAGACCGGCTCCGGCCTGGAGATCGCCGTCGGGCCCGCGCTCGTGTGGCACGCAGATCCGCGCCCCGAGGTCTGCAAGGAGCCGAAGAACCAGGCTGAGGCATACGCGGAGGCGCGCGAGGCCGTGCGCACCTACCTCTCTTCCCTCGGCGACGACCCGATTCTCACCCTGCAAATCGGCCTCCTCGACGATCCGGTCTACACCGGCCGCATCACCTCCGCGATCGCCGCCGGCAAACCCACCCAGATCGCGATCCAACGGGCCACCACCGACACGGTGGCCGATTACCTGGAACTGCCCACCGAGTATTTGCGCGAGCGCTCCGAAGACGTCAAGGCTCTCGGCGACCTCCTCATCCAGGCGCTGCAGGGCCGTCCGCTTGGCGGGCTCGCCGCCGCCATCGCCGACTTCGGCCGCGACCCCGTGGTGGTGCTCGACTCGCTCACCCCGGCCCTCGCCTCCGAGATCGATCCCGGATCAGTGATCGGCATCCTCGCCGCCACCGGATCCTCCACCGGTCACGGCGCGCTCATTGCCTCCGCCAAGGGCATCCCCGTCATCGCGGGCAAGGAGATAGCGCGGGACGTGAAGCAGGGGCAGGAGATCGCGCTTGAGCCGCGCTCAGGCATGGTCTACGTGGATCCGACCCGCGCCCAGCTCCACGAACTGTTGCGCGCCTCCAAAGAGCAGGCGCGCCTCGCGAAGACGGCCCGCGAACATGCCCACGAGCCCGCGCTCTACGACGGGCGGCAAATCTACGTGCGCGCCAACGTTGCCGTGGCCAGCGACGCCGAACTCGGCGCTAATAACGGGGCCGACGGTTCGGGGCTGGTACGCACCGAGGTGCTCTTCGCGGACTGGAAGCACCTTCCCACGGTGGAGGAGCAGGCGGAGGTTTTCACCCAGATCGCCGAGGCGCTCGGGAAAGACCAGCCCATCACGATTCGCACCTGGGACGTGGGGGCCGACAAGCCCGTGCCCTTCTTCGACGCGCCGGCCGAGGACAACCCGTTCCTCGGCGTACGTGGGATCCGGCTCATGCGCCGCTTCCCCGATGCCCTCATCGACCAGTTCCGCGCCGTCATCCGCGTGGCCCAGTGCGCCAACATCAAGGTGATGATCCCGATGGTCACCAACCTCTCCGAGGTCGCGTGGGCGCGCAAGATGTTCAACGCCGCGGTGGAGGCCGAAGGCCGACCCGATGAACTACCCGAGTTTGGCATGATGCTCGAGACGCCGGCCGCCCTGCTCAACGTCGCAGCCTTCGACGAAGTGGTCGACTTCTTCTCCGTGGGCACGAACGATCTCATCCAGTACGTGGCGGCCGCCGACCGCGGCAACTCCAGCCTCTCCCGCGTCGCCGACGAGGTGATCCCGCTGGTGGTGGACTTGATCGCGGACACCGTCCGTAAGCTCGCCTCCCCGCTGGGCATTTGCGGCGACCTCGCATCCTCCGAGGAGCACGTGCCGCAGCTGGTGCGCGCCGGGGTGGCCTCCCTTTCCGTCCGGCCAGCGCTGGTGCCTCAGATCAAGGCGGCGATCCGGGCGATCGAGTAG
- a CDS encoding PH domain-containing protein: MSDKRALGESVPEDAWRRFHKVTPLASGGALGIILVVLVYNILQSVLKDGLADLREVASHITVVVVLIAVGALLALVVFVVLVAWVVWRFQSFAVVDSGIHKRSGIILKSHTHMRWDRVQTVEVEQRLFGRIFGFGSVKVEAAGSEPGIELGLLTMADCAALRKEILRGLANARAGRPIGLSNDAVAPADIAPAEVAPRDSSGEPAAAPGVGEPAGAGAHHEPGFSAAPGEAGAEHGAPGVEPVIPVFDPDDTENDQLIFEMPTARLVASQFLGPTFIATVAATALTLVTSMWLEHTIIAAIFIIGGALFTFVSDSLERYGTKVYISANGLRVRSGLTTLTTRSMPPTRLHAIELRRPILWRWKDWWSVEATLAGASGLDSSGDSPSSELIIPAGSREEALRVLWTMLPDAGTDDDAALIRDALDGFGTGRFFLSSPDRAKWFDPITYRSRGICLTPKVAVFRRGRFGRRVMFVWQDHTQSMSMSQGPIQRRLGLGAIKLDLVSAASATHKNMDVAEVERMVWIENDLASRARHAGVSESIEAWRERVGV, translated from the coding sequence GTGAGCGACAAGCGCGCACTCGGCGAATCCGTCCCGGAGGACGCGTGGCGTCGGTTCCACAAGGTGACCCCGCTGGCAAGCGGCGGCGCCCTGGGGATCATCCTCGTGGTGCTCGTCTACAACATCTTGCAGTCGGTCCTGAAGGACGGGCTGGCCGACCTGCGCGAGGTCGCCTCTCACATCACCGTGGTGGTGGTCCTGATCGCGGTCGGAGCCCTGCTGGCCCTCGTGGTGTTTGTCGTCCTCGTGGCCTGGGTGGTCTGGCGTTTCCAGTCTTTTGCGGTGGTCGATTCCGGCATCCACAAGCGTTCCGGCATTATCCTGAAGAGTCATACTCACATGCGCTGGGATCGCGTGCAGACTGTGGAGGTGGAGCAGAGGCTGTTCGGGCGTATCTTTGGCTTCGGCTCGGTCAAGGTCGAGGCCGCGGGATCCGAACCGGGCATCGAGCTTGGCCTGCTCACCATGGCGGACTGTGCTGCCTTGCGCAAGGAGATCCTGCGGGGCCTGGCTAACGCTCGCGCCGGCAGGCCGATCGGCCTCTCCAACGACGCCGTCGCACCCGCTGACATCGCACCCGCTGAGGTCGCGCCCCGCGACTCTTCCGGCGAGCCCGCCGCCGCGCCCGGCGTAGGCGAGCCCGCCGGGGCCGGAGCCCATCACGAGCCCGGATTCTCCGCAGCTCCGGGAGAGGCGGGTGCCGAGCATGGCGCCCCCGGCGTCGAGCCGGTGATCCCCGTCTTCGACCCTGACGACACGGAGAATGACCAGCTCATCTTCGAGATGCCCACCGCGCGCCTCGTCGCCTCCCAGTTCCTCGGCCCGACTTTCATCGCCACGGTTGCGGCGACCGCGTTGACACTGGTGACGTCGATGTGGCTGGAACACACGATCATCGCCGCCATCTTCATCATCGGTGGCGCGCTGTTCACCTTTGTTTCGGACTCGCTCGAGCGCTACGGCACGAAGGTCTATATCTCGGCTAACGGCCTGCGCGTGCGCTCCGGCCTGACCACGCTCACCACCCGCTCCATGCCCCCGACTCGCCTGCACGCCATCGAGCTACGCCGGCCAATCCTGTGGCGTTGGAAGGACTGGTGGAGCGTCGAGGCCACGTTGGCGGGGGCCTCAGGTCTTGACTCCTCCGGCGACAGCCCGAGTTCCGAACTCATCATCCCCGCCGGCTCGCGCGAGGAGGCGTTGCGGGTGCTGTGGACCATGCTTCCCGACGCCGGCACCGACGACGACGCCGCCCTGATCCGCGACGCCCTCGACGGATTTGGTACGGGCCGCTTCTTCCTATCCTCCCCGGACCGGGCCAAGTGGTTCGATCCGATCACGTATCGTTCGCGCGGCATCTGCCTGACCCCGAAGGTGGCGGTGTTCCGGCGTGGGCGCTTCGGGAGGCGGGTCATGTTCGTGTGGCAGGATCACACGCAGTCGATGTCGATGAGCCAGGGCCCGATCCAGCGCCGCCTCGGTTTGGGAGCCATCAAGCTGGATCTGGTATCGGCCGCCTCGGCCACCCACAAGAACATGGATGTGGCCGAGGTGGAACGGATGGTGTGGATCGAGAACGACCTGGCCTCGCGGGCGCGACACGCGGGCGTGAGCGAGTCGATCGAGGCCTGGCGGGAGCGCGTAGGCGTCTAG
- a CDS encoding PH domain-containing protein, whose product MRNPLAKDVEFTPLDPGYIKVQAIRWSTGVLAAVAVGAIPAFTLGNASFPAVLWWASFAVWALVWIIQIPFALRRARAFGYAELEDELLIRSGIMFHGVTVVPYGRMQQVEVGTGPLLKRYGLAKIELVTASAGSNASIPGLALAEAERLREKLTALGEARMEGL is encoded by the coding sequence ATGAGAAACCCTCTTGCCAAGGATGTCGAATTCACACCCTTAGACCCCGGCTATATCAAGGTTCAGGCGATCCGGTGGTCGACCGGCGTACTAGCCGCCGTGGCAGTCGGAGCGATCCCCGCGTTCACGCTCGGAAATGCCAGCTTCCCGGCCGTGCTGTGGTGGGCTAGCTTCGCGGTGTGGGCGCTGGTGTGGATCATCCAGATCCCCTTCGCCCTGCGCCGCGCCCGTGCCTTCGGCTACGCCGAACTCGAGGACGAACTCCTCATCCGCTCCGGCATCATGTTTCACGGCGTGACGGTGGTGCCCTACGGCCGCATGCAGCAGGTGGAGGTGGGCACCGGCCCGCTCCTCAAGCGCTACGGTTTGGCCAAGATCGAGCTGGTCACGGCGTCGGCGGGTTCGAACGCGTCGATTCCTGGCCTCGCGCTTGCGGAGGCGGAACGCCTGCGCGAGAAGCTGACGGCGCTGGGCGAGGCGAGGATGGAGGGCCTGTGA
- a CDS encoding DUF3180 domain-containing protein, with product MSRNRKLRPTSISMLLGAGLVAGVTVFSLTSVFIRSGANPVPIPFWLFLVPLVIGAVVIGQAWLVRQYRKGRRPVDQLYAARIWVLTQATSRGGTLMAGGALGIAVAYYAGSATFLTDNGHNALLAGLASIVMTIEALVGERWCTYDDPGPDAAASANGVQ from the coding sequence ATGAGCCGGAACCGCAAGCTGCGCCCCACCTCGATCTCGATGCTGCTCGGGGCGGGGCTGGTTGCCGGCGTGACGGTCTTCTCGCTCACCTCCGTTTTTATCCGCTCCGGGGCGAACCCGGTCCCGATCCCGTTCTGGCTGTTCCTCGTGCCGCTCGTCATCGGCGCTGTGGTGATCGGCCAGGCGTGGCTGGTGCGCCAGTACCGCAAGGGCAGGCGTCCGGTGGATCAGCTGTACGCGGCCCGGATCTGGGTGCTCACGCAGGCCACCTCGCGCGGCGGCACGCTCATGGCGGGCGGCGCGCTGGGGATCGCGGTCGCCTACTATGCCGGCTCGGCCACCTTCCTCACCGACAACGGGCACAACGCCCTGTTGGCCGGGTTAGCTTCGATCGTCATGACGATCGAAGCCCTGGTGGGAGAGCGCTGGTGCACCTACGACGACCCGGGCCCCGACGCTGCCGCCAGCGCCAATGGCGTCCAATAG